Part of the Streptomyces sp. NBC_01264 genome, CGGGAGGGCCGGTGGTCACCCGGTCGAATCCGCGATCCACGGTGGCGGTGAGTATTGCTGATCGCCACCCCCGGACGGAACCCATATTCGCCGCCCAGTTCAGGGTGTGTATGCCCGCTTACGATGCGCTCATGCCCGCTATCCGGATCATTCGCCACACACTTCTCGACCCCGCGGAGGCGTGGAGGAGGCTGACGGACTGGGAACGCCACGGCGCCGCCGTCCCGCTCACCCGGGCGATCATCGAAACGCCGCCTCCGACGCACACCGGGACCCGTTTCACCATGCGTACGGGCGTGGGGAGGATCACGTTCGACGACCCCATGGAAGTGACCTTCTGGCGGCCCCCGCAGGGCGGCTCGGCGGGACTGGTCCGGCTCGTCAAACACGGCCGCGTGGTGCGCGGCCGGGCGGAGATCGAGCTCCGTCCCTCGCCCGGGGGCGGCGGCGAGGCCGAATGGCGCGAGGAACTGCGCGTACGCGGCCTGGGCCGCCCCTTCGACCCCCTGGTCGCGGCGGCTGCCCGGCTCTTCTTCACCCGCGCCCTGGACCGCCTGCTGCGGCCCTGAGCCCCGCGGTTAAGGTTCCCCCGTCACCGCACCCGGTGATCACCGCGCGACCGAAGGGGATCTCCGTGGCCACCCCGCCACCTCCGCAGGCAGGCCCGTACGGTCCGTACGCGGCCCGGCAGCCGCAGCAGCCCGGGCCGGCGGGCCCGTACGCCCCGCCGCAGTCCGCGGGCCCCTACGGTCCGCACGCGGGCCACGCGCCGCACGTGCCGCCGCAGCCGGGCCCGTACGGCTCCTGGTCCGCGCCGCAGCCCTCGTACGGCTGCCGGCTCTGCGGGGCCGGTCCGGCCGCCGAGGCGACCGTGCGCGGCCATCAGGGGATGATCGTGCTGATGCGGTTCCTGAGCCTGCGGGGGCCGTTCTGCCGGGACTGCGGGCTCGCCACCTACCGCCGCATGTCCTCGGACACCCTGTGGCAGGGCTGGTGGGGTCCCCTGTCGGCGTTCATCACGCCGGTCACCCTGCTGCTGAACCTCGGCCCGCGCGCGGCCTTCCGCCGGCTCGCTCCCCCGACGGGCGGCCACCGGCCCCCGCTCGACCCGGGCAGGCCGCTGCGCCGCCGGCCGGCCGCACTGTTCTTCCTCGTACCGGCCCTGCTCCTCCTCCTGGCGATCCCCACCCTGATCCTGATCGGCGTGCTGGCCGGGGACGACGCCCCGCGCCCGCTGGTGTCGGGGCAGTGCGTCCGCAACGTGGGCGACTGGAGCGACCAGAAGCTCCTCGTCACCGACTGCGCCGCTCCGGAGGCCCAGTACCGCGCCACCCGGCCCTCGTCGGCCCCGGGCGGGACCTGCGCCCCCGGCGACTTCCTGGCCCTGCCCGCCTACAGCCCCGAAGGCACCGTCCTCTACTGCCTGACCCCGCTGCACTGACCGGGCGACCGGCAGCGGAAGGGCCCCCGGCGCCTCATGGCGCCGGGGGCCCTTCCCGTTCGTGCCCCGCGTTAGCGGATCGGCATGCCCGAGAGGGTGCGGGCGATCACCAGCCGCTGGATCTCGCTCGTCCCCTCGAAGATCGTGTAGATCGCGCTGTCGCGGTGCATGCGCTCCACCGGGTACTCGCGGGTGAAGCCGTTGCCGCCGAGGATCTGGACCGCCTGGGCGGTGACCTTCTTGGCCGTCTCGCTCGCGAACAGCTTGGACATGGAGCCCTCGGCCGAGGTGAAGGGCTTGCCCGCGACCGCCATCCAGGAGGCCCGCCACACCAGCAGGCGGGCCGCGTCGATGGAGGTCCGCATGTCCGCGAGCTGGAAGGCGACGCCCTGGTTGTCGATGATCGGCCGACCGAACTGCGTACGGGTCTTCGCGTAGTCCAGCGCCACCTCGTACGCGGCGCGCGCCGTGCCGACCGCCATGGCACCGACGGCGGGTCGCGAGGCCTCGAAGGTGGCCATCGCCGCGTTCTTCACCCGCTCCCCGCCGCCCGCCTTGGCCCGCTCGTGGGCCCGCGCGAGCCGCTCGTCCAGCTTCTCCTTGCCGCCGAGCAGGCAGGAACCGGGGATCCGCACGTCCTCCAGCACCACCTCGGCGGTGTGCGAGGCGCGGATGCCGTGCTTCTTGAACTTCTGTCCCTGGGAGAGGCCCTTGGTGTTCGGCGGCACGATGAAGGAGGCGTGCCCCTTCGTCCCCAGCTCCGGGTCGACGACCGCCACCACGATGTGGACGTTGGCGATGCCGCCGTTGGTCGCCCAGGTCTTGGTGCCGTTGAGCACCCATTCGTCGGTGGCCCGGTCGTAGACGGCGCGGGTGCGCATCGCGCCGACGTCGGAGCCGGCGTCGGGCTCGGAGGAGCAGAAGGCGGCGACCTTCACGTCGTCGGGGGTCCCGTACATCTGCGGGATCCAGGTGCCGATCTGCTCCTCGGTGCCGTTGGCGACGACGCCGATGGCGGCGAGCCCGGTGCCGACGATCGACAGCGCGATGCCCGCGTCACCCCAGAACAGCTCCTCCATGGCCATCGGGATGCCGAGGCCGGTGGGGTCGAAGAACTGCTGGGCGTAGAAGTCGAGGGAGTAGATGCCGACCTTGGCGGCCTCCTGGATGACGGGCCACGGAGTCTCTTCGCGCTCGTCCCATTCCGCGGCGGCGGGACGGATCACGTCGGCGGCGAAACCGTGGATCCAGTCACGTACCTGCTTCTGGTCGTCGTTCAGATCCATGGTGAACTCCGCCATGTCCCCTCCATCTTTCGTCTCGCCTGCCGTACGGGTGGTCGTTCCAGCAGTGCCCATCAAGCATGTTACCAACGGTAACCCCCACTCCGACTCCAGTCTGTTACCGGCTAGTAAGCACTGTCAAGCAGCAGCGACCGAGGACCACCGATGAGATCACCGGGGTGTGCGGGGTGTTACGTTGCGTGGGCCTGAAGGACATCGCAAGGGCGGGGAGTGACACGGCATGGAGACCACACGGCAGTCCGGCGAACCGGGAGCGGGTGAGCGCCGGCGGCGGGAGCTGCTGGAGGCCGCCGACCGGGTCGTCCTCCGGGACGGCCCCAAGGCGTCCATGAACGCCATCGCGGCGGAGGCCGGGATCACCAAGCCCATCCTCTACCGCCACTTCGGCGACAAGGCGGGCCTCTACCAGGCCCTGGCCGTCCGGCACACGGACGCCCTGCTCGACTCGCTGCGCGCGGCCCTCGACGCCCCCGCCGAACGGCGCAGACGGGTGGAGGCCACCCTCGACACCTATCTCGCCGCGATCGAGGCCCGCCCCCAGGTCTACCGCTTCCTCATGCACCCGGCCGAGGACTCCCAGGCCCCGGAACGCGGCTTCGACGTCGGCCTGCACTCGGCCCCGCTGCTGCGCCGCCTCGGCGAGGAACTGGCCCAGGTGATCGGCGAACGCGTGGACCTCGGCCCCGGCGGCGAACGCCTGGCCCGGGTCTGGGGGCACGGCATCGTCGGCATGATGCACGCGGCGGGCGACTGGTGGCTCGGCGAACGCCCCTGCGAGCGCAAGGAACTCGTCAGCGCCCTCACCGACCTCTTGTGGGGCCGCCTCGCCACAGCAGGCAACCGCGCGGACGGCCCGGGCTTCTAGACACCGCCGGGCACATCCCGTACTCCCGTGCCGCCGGGCACATCCGGCGCCACCGGGGCACATCCAGCCCTGCGGACCCTCGGCCGCCCGGGCACCGCCGGGGGCAAATCCAGCCCCGCCGGCGTTTGAGGCGCGGGGTCCGGGGCGGAGCCCCGGGAACCCCGGCCCCACCGGGCCCTCACTCCCCCAGTACGTGGATCCCGGCGGCGCCCCAGTCGGTCTTCCGGATCTGCCGGCGCAGCTTGCGCGCCCGCAGCCCCGTCACCCGCTCCGCGTACACCGCACCGGCCAGATGATCGCACTCGTGCTGCAGGCACCGCGCGAAGAACCCGGTCCCGGACACCCGTACCGCCGCCCCGTCCGAGGTGACCCCTTCCACGACGGCCTCGTCGAAGCGAACCGTGGACGCCTCCAATCCCGGCAGGGACAGGCACCCCTCGGGGCCCGCGAACTCCTCGCCGCCCGTGGACACCAGCCGCGGGTTGACGATGTGCCCGACGTGGCGGACGTCCTCGTCGTCGGGGCAGTCGTACACGAACACCCGCTGCCCGACGCCGATCTGGTTCGCGGCGAGGCCGACGCCCTGCGCGGCGTACATCGTGGCGAACATGTCCTCGATGAGCCGGTCGAGGGCCGGACCGAACTCGGTGACCTCCGCGCAAGCGGAATGGAGCACCGGGTCGCCCAGCAGGCTCATGGTGCGGACGATGCCGGAGGTACCGGGGAGGGGGCGCTGTCGCATGGCCGTAAGGGTACGACGGGCGACTATATGAGGAGATCTTCGGCGGACCGGGGGCGCCGCGGTCGGGGCGCGGGCAGGTCATGGATAGGCTGGGGGCGACCGACGCAAGGAGGACAAGGGACGATGGCAGGCAACACAGAGCCGCTTTCGCCGCGGGCCAAGCTGGCCGTGACGGCGGGCAAGGCCGCGGCGGCGGTGTCGCGGGCCGCGGGACGCGGAAGCGGATCGGTGATCGGAGGCAAGGTCGCGCTCAAACTCGACCCCGATCTCCTCGGCGCACTGGCGCAGCATCTCGACGTCGTCCTCGTCTCGGCGACGAACGGCAAGACCACGACGACCCGGCTCATCGCGGAGGCCCTGCGGGCCAGCGGCCCGGTCGTCTCGAACGCCCTGGGCGCGAACATGCCCGCGGGCATCACCTCCGCCCTGGCGGGCGGCTCGGACGCCCGTTACGGCGTCATCGAAGTGGACGAGAAGTACCTGGCCGGAGTGGCCCGGGACGTCACCCCCAAGGTGATCGCCCTGCTGAACCTCTCCCGCGACCAGCTGGACCGCGCCGCCGAGACCCGCATGCTCGCGGAGAAGTGGCGCGAGGGCCTCTCGGGCTCCAAGGCGGTCGTCGTCGCGAACGCGGACGACCCGCTCATCGTGTGGGCCGCCTCCTCCTCGCAGAACGTGGTGTGGGTCGCGGCCGGCCAGGAGTGGAAGGACGACGCCTGGTCGTGCCCCTCCTGCGGTGGCGTCATGCAGCGTCCGGGCGACGACTGGTTCTGCGGCGAGTGCGGCTTCCGGCGTCCCACCCCGAGCTGGGTGCTCTCCGGTGACCACGTGCTCGACCCGCACGGCAGCGCCTGGCCGATCAGCCTCCAGCTCCCGGGCCGCGCCAACAAGGCGAACGCGGCCACCTCGGCCGCCGTGGCAGCCGTCTTCGGCGTCCCGCCGCAGGTGGCGCTGGAGCGGATGTACCAGGTGCAGGCCGTCGCCGGACGCTACGACGTGGTGAGCTTCCAGGGCCGCGAACTGCGGCTGCTGCTCGCGAAGAACCCGGCCGGCTGGCTGGAGACCTTCTCCCTGATCGACCCGCCGCCGACCCCGGTGATCCTGTCGGTCAACGCCCGCGGCGCGGACGGTACCGACACCTCCTGGCTGTGGGACGTGGACTACCCGCGCCTGGCCGGCCACCCGATCTTCGTGATCGGCGACCGCAAGCTGGACCTCGCGGTCCGACTCGAGGTCGCGGGCCTGGACTTCCGGGTGTGCGAGACCCTCGACGAGGCCGTGCAGCTGGCGCCGCCCGGACAGATCGAGCTGATCGCCAACTACACCGCCTTCCAGGACGTGCGCCGCCGCGTCGGCAACTAGTACCCATAAGGACAAGAGCATGAGCGACAACAGCCTGCGTCTGGTGTGGGTCTACCCCGACCTGCTCAGCACGTACGGAGACCAGGGCAACGCCCTGGTCGTCGAGCGCCGGGCCCGCCGCCGCGGCCTGGACGTGCAGCGCGTGGACGTACGCAGCGACCAGCCCATCCCGACCTCGGGCGACATCTACCTGATCGGCGGCGGTGAGGACCGGCCGCAGCGGCTGGCCGCCGAGCGGCTGGTGCGCGACGGCGGTCTGGAGCGCGCCGTCTCGAACGGGGCGATCGTCTTCTCCGTCTGCGCCGGGTACCAGATCCTGGGGCAGGAGTTCGTCAACGACGTCGGCGAGCGCCAGCAGGGCCTCGGCCTGCTGGACGTGGTGACCGTGCGCGGCGAGGGCGAGCGGTGCGTCGGCGACGTGCTGGGCGACATCGACCCGCGGCTCGGGCTGCCGCAGCTGACGGGCTTCGAGAACCACCAGGGCGTCACGCACCTCGGCCCGACGGCCAAGCCCTTCGCCCGGGTCTCGATGGGCCGGGGCAACGGCACCGGCGACGGCACCGAAGGCGCGTACAACGACACCGTGTTCGGCACGTACATGCACGGTCCCGTGCTGGCGCGCAACCCGCAGATCGCGGACCTGCTGCTGAAGCTGGCCCTCGACGTGAACGCGCTGCCGCCCATCGACGACCGCTGGTACGACGCCCTGCGCGCCGAGCGGATCGCGGCGGCCACGCAGCCCGCGTAGCGCTCGCGGCACCCGTTGTTCGGCCCGGATTCCCCTGGTGGGGTCCGGGCCGACGTGTTTTCGTACGACTGATCTGACCAGCATGTGGAGGATGGTTCAGTCCACCCTCGATCCGCTTGTAGGGTGCTGGGTAGTTCCAACCGGACGACGTGGTCCGGTCGTCGGCCCACGTTGCAAAGGTCCTCCTGCCATGCGCATAGGTGTGCTCACTTCCGGAGGCGACTGCCCCGGGCTCAATGCCGTCATCCGCTCCGTCGTGCACCGCGCCGTCGTCGACCACGGGGACGAGGTCATCGGTTTCCACGACGGCTGGCGCGGCCTGCTGGAGTGCGACTACCGCAAGCTCGACCTGGACGCCGTGAGCGGCATCCTGGCCCGTGGCGGAACGATTCTGGGCTCCTCCCGGGTCCAGCCCGCCCATCTGCGCGACGGCGTGGAGCGGGCCCGCGGCCACGTCGCCGATCTCGGCCTGGACGCCATCATCCCGATCGGCGGCGAGGGCACCCTGAAGGCCGCGAACCTGCTCGCGCAGGGCGGCCTGCCGATCGTCGGCGTCCCCAAGACCATCGACAACGACATCGCCTCCACCGACGTCACCTTCGGCTTCGACACCGCCGTCGGCGTCGCCACCGAGGCCCTGGACCGGCTGAAGACCACCGCCGAGTCCCACCAGCGCGTGATGGTCGTGGAGGTCATGGGCCGCCACACCGGCTGGATCGCCCTGCACTCGGGCATGGCGGCCGGCGCGCACGCCATCGTCGTGCCGGAGCGCCCCTTCGACATCGAGGAGCTGACGACGATCGTCGGCGAACGCTTCGAGCAGGGCAAGCGCTTCGCGATCGTCGTGGTCGCCGAGGGCGCCAAGCCCGCCGAGGGCAGCTCGATGGCGCTGGAGGAGGGCGGCACCGACATGTACGGCCACGAGCGGTTCGCCGGCATCGGCAACCGGCTCGCCGTCGAGCTGGAGGAACGCCTCGGCAAGGAGGCCCGGCCCGTCATCCTGGGCCACGTCCAGCGCGGCGGCACGCCCACGGCGTACGACCGCGTCCTGGCGACCCGCTTCGGCTGGCACGCCGTGGAGGCGGCCCACCGGGGAGAGTTCGGGATGCTCACGGCGCTGCGCGGCACGGACATCGTCATGGTCCCGCTCGACGAGGCCGTGCAGACCCTGAAGACGGTCCCGTCCGAGCGCTACGACGAGGCGCAGAACGTTCTGTGATCTTTCCCCTTTTCCCACCGTCACGCCCGTAATGGCCGCCCCCGGACGATTCCCGTCCGGGGGCGGCATTACTGTGGTGGGGCACCACGGGTCAAGGGAGTGAAGAGATTGAGTTACCTCGCGCACGACGGCATGGACATGCACGACATGGACCTGCCGCCCTTCACCCTCGGGCGCGGGCTGGAGTTCTCCTTCGACGCCTTCTTCCTGATCGGCTCCCTCCTCGGCCTCGCCCTGTACGGGTGGGGCGTGGTGCGGCTGCGCCGGCGCGGGGACGCCTGGCCGGTCGGCCGGACGGTCGCCTTCGTCATCGGTGTGCTGAGCGTGGCCCTGGTGATGTGCACCAAGCTGAACGACTACGGCAT contains:
- a CDS encoding SRPBCC family protein is translated as MPAIRIIRHTLLDPAEAWRRLTDWERHGAAVPLTRAIIETPPPTHTGTRFTMRTGVGRITFDDPMEVTFWRPPQGGSAGLVRLVKHGRVVRGRAEIELRPSPGGGGEAEWREELRVRGLGRPFDPLVAAAARLFFTRALDRLLRP
- a CDS encoding LppU/SCO3897 family protein → MATPPPPQAGPYGPYAARQPQQPGPAGPYAPPQSAGPYGPHAGHAPHVPPQPGPYGSWSAPQPSYGCRLCGAGPAAEATVRGHQGMIVLMRFLSLRGPFCRDCGLATYRRMSSDTLWQGWWGPLSAFITPVTLLLNLGPRAAFRRLAPPTGGHRPPLDPGRPLRRRPAALFFLVPALLLLLAIPTLILIGVLAGDDAPRPLVSGQCVRNVGDWSDQKLLVTDCAAPEAQYRATRPSSAPGGTCAPGDFLALPAYSPEGTVLYCLTPLH
- a CDS encoding acyl-CoA dehydrogenase family protein, giving the protein MAEFTMDLNDDQKQVRDWIHGFAADVIRPAAAEWDEREETPWPVIQEAAKVGIYSLDFYAQQFFDPTGLGIPMAMEELFWGDAGIALSIVGTGLAAIGVVANGTEEQIGTWIPQMYGTPDDVKVAAFCSSEPDAGSDVGAMRTRAVYDRATDEWVLNGTKTWATNGGIANVHIVVAVVDPELGTKGHASFIVPPNTKGLSQGQKFKKHGIRASHTAEVVLEDVRIPGSCLLGGKEKLDERLARAHERAKAGGGERVKNAAMATFEASRPAVGAMAVGTARAAYEVALDYAKTRTQFGRPIIDNQGVAFQLADMRTSIDAARLLVWRASWMAVAGKPFTSAEGSMSKLFASETAKKVTAQAVQILGGNGFTREYPVERMHRDSAIYTIFEGTSEIQRLVIARTLSGMPIR
- a CDS encoding TetR family transcriptional regulator, with translation METTRQSGEPGAGERRRRELLEAADRVVLRDGPKASMNAIAAEAGITKPILYRHFGDKAGLYQALAVRHTDALLDSLRAALDAPAERRRRVEATLDTYLAAIEARPQVYRFLMHPAEDSQAPERGFDVGLHSAPLLRRLGEELAQVIGERVDLGPGGERLARVWGHGIVGMMHAAGDWWLGERPCERKELVSALTDLLWGRLATAGNRADGPGF
- the def gene encoding peptide deformylase, whose amino-acid sequence is MRQRPLPGTSGIVRTMSLLGDPVLHSACAEVTEFGPALDRLIEDMFATMYAAQGVGLAANQIGVGQRVFVYDCPDDEDVRHVGHIVNPRLVSTGGEEFAGPEGCLSLPGLEASTVRFDEAVVEGVTSDGAAVRVSGTGFFARCLQHECDHLAGAVYAERVTGLRARKLRRQIRKTDWGAAGIHVLGE
- a CDS encoding MurT ligase domain-containing protein, with translation MAGNTEPLSPRAKLAVTAGKAAAAVSRAAGRGSGSVIGGKVALKLDPDLLGALAQHLDVVLVSATNGKTTTTRLIAEALRASGPVVSNALGANMPAGITSALAGGSDARYGVIEVDEKYLAGVARDVTPKVIALLNLSRDQLDRAAETRMLAEKWREGLSGSKAVVVANADDPLIVWAASSSQNVVWVAAGQEWKDDAWSCPSCGGVMQRPGDDWFCGECGFRRPTPSWVLSGDHVLDPHGSAWPISLQLPGRANKANAATSAAVAAVFGVPPQVALERMYQVQAVAGRYDVVSFQGRELRLLLAKNPAGWLETFSLIDPPPTPVILSVNARGADGTDTSWLWDVDYPRLAGHPIFVIGDRKLDLAVRLEVAGLDFRVCETLDEAVQLAPPGQIELIANYTAFQDVRRRVGN
- a CDS encoding type 1 glutamine amidotransferase — encoded protein: MSDNSLRLVWVYPDLLSTYGDQGNALVVERRARRRGLDVQRVDVRSDQPIPTSGDIYLIGGGEDRPQRLAAERLVRDGGLERAVSNGAIVFSVCAGYQILGQEFVNDVGERQQGLGLLDVVTVRGEGERCVGDVLGDIDPRLGLPQLTGFENHQGVTHLGPTAKPFARVSMGRGNGTGDGTEGAYNDTVFGTYMHGPVLARNPQIADLLLKLALDVNALPPIDDRWYDALRAERIAAATQPA
- a CDS encoding 6-phosphofructokinase, translated to MRIGVLTSGGDCPGLNAVIRSVVHRAVVDHGDEVIGFHDGWRGLLECDYRKLDLDAVSGILARGGTILGSSRVQPAHLRDGVERARGHVADLGLDAIIPIGGEGTLKAANLLAQGGLPIVGVPKTIDNDIASTDVTFGFDTAVGVATEALDRLKTTAESHQRVMVVEVMGRHTGWIALHSGMAAGAHAIVVPERPFDIEELTTIVGERFEQGKRFAIVVVAEGAKPAEGSSMALEEGGTDMYGHERFAGIGNRLAVELEERLGKEARPVILGHVQRGGTPTAYDRVLATRFGWHAVEAAHRGEFGMLTALRGTDIVMVPLDEAVQTLKTVPSERYDEAQNVL